The genomic region TTTATCCGATCCCTACAACCAAAAAACAAAAATATTGTTAAAAGCTCAATGTGTCTCATAGAATTTCACATATATTCTCAGTTCTGTATTGTACATAGAAGACGGTCTTCAACTATTGATATGGGATATATCACTTACTGTGTTTTCCATAAAAACTCGGTAAACATCCTCATATAGCCATAATCTGCTACGCTCTCCAGGCTCAGTAGGAGACTCTTGACAAACTATTTCTTTCCCCATTTTCTCTAGCAGATCATGCATCAAAATGCAATTCTTTTCATTGATGCTTATGAGGGCCTTTTCTGTGAGTGCTTCAATACCATATTCAGGATTGAGATCGCATCCTCTTAGAATATCTATCACGTAGTTCTTAGCTTTTCCGTTAAAGAAACATGCAATGTGAAGAAAAATCTCTTTTGTCAAACCATCCAGTGCATCATAGCTTCTTCTGAGGATTTCTTGAATCTCTTTCTTTGGTTCTGTTGCATAACCATCTAATGCAACTTTCCATTGATCTACATTTCTACCACGGAGATGTGAACCCAAAACTACCAATGCTAAGGGAAGCCCTTGAGCATAAAGAGTTAGATTATCAATGAGTTCAACATAGTCATCCATATTTTGGTTTTTTTTAAAGGCATATAACTTGAAGAGCTCTAAAGCTTCATGATGACTCAACTTCTCCATTTTGTATATATAATTGACATCATGAGCAGTAAGCTGACCCTTATCTCTTGTTGTGATGATTATTCTACTACCTGAACCAAACCAATCAGACTTTCCGACTAATTTATCTAACTGGTTGAAATCATTCACATCATCAAGAATTAAGAGAACCTTTTTATGGCACAACCTTTCTTTTATGAGAGTGATCCCTTCATCAACACTAGTAATCCTTAATTCTTTCTCCTTGAGAAACTTAGAAAGAAGAGAAATTTGCAATTCAACTAGGCCTCCATATCTGATTGATCTCTCTCTAACATTTTCCAGAAAACAGCTACCTTCAAAGTTATGAGCAATTGAATTATACACACCTTTAGCAATCGTTGTCTTTCCGATTCCACCAATTCCCCATATCCCCACCATGCGGACATCATCTTCTCCAACACATAGAAGCTTAAGCACATCCTCCACACGAGGCTCTATTCCAACAGGGTATTTTGCCACGCTTAACTGAAGGCGATCTAATAGTTGTGCTGATATCCGTTCCACGATTGTATCGATGAATGTAGATTCATGACTGCCAATGAGAAGCACTTGATTATTGGTTCAAAAAAGTATAGCAGATATTATGAGTTTAGCTTACAAAGAAGACTACAGCTACCATGCAAGCAGAGCTGTTCTTGTACAAGTACCTTCCATTAATGAAATGCAGGCCAGAGAGATTTGATGCTTTAGTAAGAGCTTCTCTCCATCTCATGACTTTCTCCGAGTTGTCTTTTAATCTGCTTTCGTGGTGAGCTAGTGCTAGGCCAAAACCACCTCTTTGATGTCGTACATCCGATGGATCTACCTTGTAAAAAACAGGGTAAACCAGTTGTTGCTTTGATTCTTTACAGTCAAGAATGCTGACAAGTTCTTCCAAGCACCACCCAGAGGAAGCATAATTCTCCGAGAAGATGACGATAGAAATTCTGGATTCTTGAATTGCTTTTTGAAGGGCAGGTGATATCTCATCTCCTGTGCCAAGTCCTTCATTGTCAATGAAGGTTTTGATTCCTTTTTGGTCCAAATTTCTGCACAGATGGCTTACAATATTGTTGCGTGTATCCACACCTCTAAAACTGAGAAAGACATCATATGTCCATGAGTGATGATCATGAATGGGAGAAGAAGAAGAAGAGGAGGAACAGCAAGATGCTCTGCCTTGTTTCTTGCCAAGAACTGAGCGGAGATGGAATCCATATTGTTTGAAAAAATTAGCATGCTGGGGATACTTGATAACCGAAGCTGATTGAATGATGAGTTTGTTAAATGAGGGGTTATTGAATCGGCTGTGATTTGGTTTGAACTTAAATTGAGAGGATATGATCAATGCTTGGGAGGACAACATGATCTATCTTCGATCGGGCTGAGAAGTTGACCAACTATATAGTTGAGGGTGCATGTGAGTTGGGGGTGCATGTAATTGCCTAGTAATACTAATACCAATAGATCCTCTCACATTTGACCATTTCAACCAGTTGAAAGGCCCACTACTCTTTTTTGTTTTGTTTTTTTTAGTATGAAAGGCCAACTAACCAACTAATTAATGAGGTTTTTACAATTATATTATTATAATTACCACTAGCAGACTCCTACCTAGTCTTTCTCAGGCACAAGCAAAACTAACAAGGATCGATACCCATCAAAGAAAATGAGTATCCATAGCAGAAGAATACAACACAACAGAATGTTGATATGGGAAGGGAAAAGCAAGGGCTCCAAAACTCCACATTTATAACAACTCATACGTCTGACCATCATAATTTCTGTATTATTTCCTCTAAGAGTTCACATTTATAACAACTCATACGTCTGACTATCATACTTCCGTATTATTTTCTTTAATCCTGACAGTTCATGTATGTACAATGTATGTGAAGATACACTTCGTGTATTAGAGATGTTCTCTATGGTTTATGACGAGTCTATTTTTTTAGTTTCTAATGACGAAAGTTGCAACAAAACTGTAATAGTGTGTCGATGTTTTTTGCAGGATATATGGAACACAAACAGAAATATGAGTATCAATGGGAACTCGTACCGTAACAATTTGGACATTCTGTAAACTCATACACATCTTTAGCTCGTTTTCTGTTGAGAGCTTTCTATTTTCCCGTACCACCACACATATCACCTGAATAAAAAGTAAATGAACAACTCAGCAACAAGGGTATACCGTATACCACATGTAAACAGTACATCTAAACTGCAAGGGGAAAGGATACCCAAATAATGTATGCATCAAGGTTTAGTTGAGTCATACAGGAGAAGAAGCACTGTGTTTCTCCCCTAACAAGCCAAAGCACAAACTTTGAGGCATAATCTATAGCATCTCAATTAGTTGAGTCTAACCAGAACAACTACTATTTGAGATGAAAATAAGCATTTAAGAACACCAGGAACCAATTACCAACAAAGTTAAGAGGAACTCATACATAAAGTGATTATGGCCAATGAAAAACTTAAGAGTTCGTTTTCTAGCTGAACCTTCAA from Fragaria vesca subsp. vesca linkage group LG3, FraVesHawaii_1.0, whole genome shotgun sequence harbors:
- the LOC101304757 gene encoding TMV resistance protein N-like — protein: MSKLLRFRGVDTRNNIVSHLCRNLDQKGIKTFIDNEGLGTGDEISPALQKAIQESRISIVIFSENYASSGWCLEELVSILDCKESKQQLVYPVFYKVDPSDVRHQRGGFGLALAHHESRLKDNSEKVMRWREALTKASNLSGLHFINGSHESTFIDTIVERISAQLLDRLQLSVAKYPVGIEPRVEDVLKLLCVGEDDVRMVGIWGIGGIGKTTIAKGVYNSIAHNFEGSCFLENVRERSIRYGGLVELQISLLSKFLKEKELRITSVDEGITLIKERLCHKKVLLILDDVNDFNQLDKLVGKSDWFGSGSRIIITTRDKGQLTAHDVNYIYKMEKLSHHEALELFKLYAFKKNQNMDDYVELIDNLTLYAQGLPLALVVLGSHLRGRNVDQWKVALDGYATEPKKEIQEILRRSYDALDGLTKEIFLHIACFFNGKAKNYVIDILRGCDLNPEYGIEALTEKALISINEKNCILMHDLLEKMGKEIVCQESPTEPGERSRLWLYEDVYRVFMENTGSDKVRGIMLNDLNCRGEKIHLNTDSFSKMKNLQIFVSPRDFYTGGSFTGDHINYLSNELRLLVWDYCPLLSFPPSFYPKKLVVLRMHHSRQTSPLGEAPKIMQNLKSIDMSNSYGVRKISGLSMFPNLVDLNLSHCTNLVEVEVGNAKNLVNLNLSGCEKLQKFEIVEEMRSLKSLDLGRTGIKGFPSSIRFLINLEELRCDKLL